The Motilibacter peucedani DNA window GGCCTGCCCCGGGGCTACCACTTCACCCGCATCGTGCTGCCGCAGGCGCTGCGCTCGATCATCCCGTCCTACGTCAACCAGCTGATCGGTCTGCTGAAGGCCACGTCGCTGGTGTTCTACGTCTCGCTGCTCGACCTGTTCGGCTCTGTGCAGAGCCTCGGCAGCACCTACTCCGGCGAGATCGTGCCGCTGCTGATGGTTGCGACGGTCTGGTACGTCGTGCTCACCAGCGTCGTGTCCGTCGTCCAGTTCTACGTCGAGCGCTACTACTCGCGCGGCGCGCTGCGCAACCTGCCTCCCACGCCGCTCCAGCGGCTGCGGGCGGCGCTCTCCCGGCAGGCCGCCGCTGCACCGACAGGAGCCACCCGATGACCACCACTGCCGTCACGTCGGCACCACTGCGTACTACTCCGGCAGTCTTCCCGCTGCCGACGCTGGCCGCCGAGCACCCTGCCGCCGTCGAGGTGGTCGGCGCGCACAAGTCGTACGCCGGACGCGAGGTCCTGCGCGGCATCGACCTCGCCGTCCGGCCCGGTGAGGTGACCGTCGTCATCGGGCCCTCGGGCTCCGGCAAGTCGACCCTGCTGCGCGCGGTCAACCACCTCGAGAAGCTCGACCGCGGTCACGTCAGCATCAACGGCGAGCTGCTCGGCGTCCGTCGCCACCGCGGTCGGCTCAAGGAGCTGCCCGAGCGCGAGATCCTCGCCCAGCGCCGACGCATCGGCTTCGTCTTCCAGGGCTTCAACCTCTTCCCGCACCTGAGCGTGCTCGACAACGTGGCCGCGGCCCCTGTCGCCTCGGGCCAGCTGGGCCGGCCTGCGGCGCGCGAGCTCGCCCGCGAGCTGCTCGACCGGGTGGGCCTCGGCGACAAGGTCGACGCCTACCCCCGCCAGCTCTCAGGCGGCCAGCAGCAGCGGGTCGCCATCGCCCGGGCCCTCGCCCAGCAGCCGGGCGTCATCCTCTTCGACGAGCCGACCTCCGCCCTCGACCCCGAGCTCGTCGGCGAGGTGCTCGCCGTCATCCAGGCGCTCGCCACCGGCGGCACCACCCTGGTCGTCGTCACCCACGAGATCGGCTTCGCCCGCGAGGTCGCCGACACCGTCGTCTTCCTCGACGACGGGCGGATCGTCGAGCAGGGCCCGCCCGCGCAGGTCCTCGACCGCCCGCAGCACCAGCGCACACGAGACTTCCTGCGCGCCGTCCTCTGACGCACGCCGCACCCCACCAACCCCCCACGAACCACTTCCGAGGAACTCCCATGCCTTCTTCCGCTGCCAGACCCGCCCTCGCCGCCCTCACGGCCCTCGCCCTCACCGCCCTGGCCGCCTGCGGCAGCAGCGGCGACGACGCGGGGTCGAGCCCCCGCACCAGCAACGTCGCAGCCGCCGGAGGGGCCGCCTCGGTGCAGGTCGGCGCCGTCTCGAACGGAGCCGCCACGCCGGTGACGCTCACCGTGCCGGAGGTCGCGGCCATCCGCGCCGAGCTGCCCAAGGCGCTCGTCGACAAGGGCAAGATCGTCATCGGTCTCGGCCTGCTGCCCTCGGGCAGCCCGCCGCTCGGCTACACCGGCTCCGACCAGAAGACGCTCACCGGCTCCGAGCCCGACCTGGGCCGACTGGTGGCCGCCGTCTTCGGCCTGACCCCGGTGCTGACCAACGCCACGTGGGAGAACCTGTTCGTCGGGCTCGACAGCGGCAAGACCGACGTCGGCATCACCAACATCACCGACACCGAGCAGCGCAAGCTGAAGTACGACTTCGCGACCTACCGGCAGGACAACCTCGGGTTCGAGGTGCTGAAGTCCAACAGCTGGACCTTCGACGGCACCGCCGAGAGCCTCGCCGGGAAGACCGTCGTAGTGGGAGCCGGCACCAACCAGGAGAAGATCCTGCTGGAGTGGCAGGCGAAGCTCAAGGCCGCCGGCAAGAAGCTGACGGTGAAGTACTTCCCCGACCAGGGCACCACCTACCTCGCGTTGAGCTCCGGCAAGGCCGACGCCTACTTCGCGCCCAACCCGAGCATCGCCTACCACGTCACGCAGTCGCAGAGCTCGTCCCACCCGACGCGAAACGCGGGCACCTACTCCGGTGCAGGTGCGTCGCTGCAGGGCCTGATCGCTGCCACGTCGAAGAAGGGCAGCGGGCTGGCGAAGCCGCTGGCCGACGCCATCAACTACCTCATCGACAACGGGCAGTACGCCGCCTGGCTCAAGGCGTGGAACCTGTCCAACGAGGCCGTCAAGACCTCGGAGGTCAACCCGCCCGGCCTTCCGATCACCAACTCCTGACCACGGAGACCACCGTGCTCCACCTCGAGCCACTGGGAACCTACGTGACTACATCGATCGCCGGTCCCGTCTACGCGACACCGGCGGACCCCGGCCGCATCGGCGACTACCGCATCGTGCGCGAGCCGGGCGACACCAGGCCGCTCTACCGCTTCCGCGACCGGCTCGGCGCGCAGGCGGAACCCGGCCGCTTCCACCTCTACGCCGGCTGGTTCTGCCCGTGGGCCCAGCGGAGCACGCTCGTCGTCGCCCTCGCGGGACTGCAGGACGCCGTGTCGGTTTCCTACGTGGACGGCGCCCGCGACGCGCGGGGCTGGGCCTTCCGCGAGACGTCCGGTCCTGACCCGGTCAACGGGTTCGTGCTCCTGCGCGATGCCTACGAGGCGACCGAGCCGGGGTTCGACGGGCACGTGTCCGTGCCGACGCTCTGGGACCGGCGGACCCGGCGCGTGGTCAGCAACGACTACGGGCTGCTCGACGCCGACCTCGCCACGGCGTTCCTGCACCTGTCGACGACCGGGCTGGAGCTCTACCCGGCAGCCCTGCGCGACCGGGTCGACGAGCTCGACCGCTGGCTCGGCCCGGCCGTCAACGCGGGCGTCACGGCGGCGCAGGGCGATGGCGAGCAGGCGCTCTCGGCACGGGCACGGTTGAACGAGGCGTTCGAGGCGCTCGACGCGCGACTGGCGGGCTCCCGCTTCCTGCTCGGCGACCGGCTGACACTGGCCGACGTGCGCCTGTGGGTGACGCTCGTGCGCTACGACGTGCAGGCCAACGCGACGGGGGCGCTCGGCGGCCCGCTCGCCGACCACCCCCAGCTGTGGGACTACGCGCGCGACCTCTACCAGCGTCAAGCGTTCCGGTCCACGACAGACCTCTCGACCTTCACCGCGCCGGGCGCGCTCGTGCCCGACTGGGAGCGGCCGACGAGGAGGTCGGCGGGGGTGGCACCGTGACCGAGCTGCTGGCTCCCGGGACGGCGAGCGGCTCCGACGAGTCGCTGCTCGACAACGCGGCCTGGGCCTCGCTCACCGGCGGGCACAGCTCTTTCGCACAAGGGGAGGACCTGGTGCTGCGCTACCCGCCCGACGTGTCTCCCTTCGTGGCCGTCGCTCCCGGGGCGGGCAGCTGCGTGTGGCCGGAGCTCGCGCGACTGGCCGGACCGGGGGAGGTCGTGGCGCTCTCCGGCGCAGCTGTCGACATCGCCACCCTGCCCGACGACTGGCATCTGGTCGGGAGCGGCGAGGGTGTCCAGCTGGTCGCCACCGCCGCCCTCACGTCTGCGCCGGAGCCCGAGGCGGTGCTGCTCGGCGCACCCGACGTCGAGGAGATGCTCGAGCTGGTCGCTCGCACACAGCCCGGCCCGTTCCTGCCGCGCACCTACCAGCTCGGCACCTACCTCGGCATCCGCCAGGAGGGACGTCTCGTCGCGATGGCCGGCGAGCGGTTGCACCCGCGCGGGTGGACCGAGATCAGCGCGGTCTGCTCCGACCCGGCCCACCGTCGGCGCGGTCTCGCGACCCGGCTGGTGCGGGCGGTCGCCCACGGCATCCGCGAGCGCGGCGAGACGCCGTTCATGCATGCCGCGGCCACCAACGTGGACGCGATCCGGCTCTACGAGTCGATCGGGTTCCGGCTGCGCCGGCGCACCGGCTTCTGGGCGGTCCGGACGCCGGGCGCCGCCGTCAGCGCGTGAAGGGCAGCAGGGCGCGGGTGAACTGCCACGGCCGCTGGGCGACCCCCGAGCACGAGTCGCTGCCGGCGGTGCCGACGCAGCCGCCGTTGTCGCGCTGCAGCGCCCAGAACGACACGGTGCCGATGCCCGCCCGCTCGGCCCACCGCTCGAACGGCACGGCCTGGTCGGCGCGGAAGACCTCCGGCGGCCCGTAGTCGTCGATGCCGAGCATCTGCGTCACCCCGACCGTCGACCACAGCCGGTCTGTCGGCACGCCCGGGTGCAGGTCGGCGAGCTGCCCGACGAGCGCGGTGGCAGCGCCCTGGGCGTCGCGCAGCATGTCGTGCGGCGCGTCGTCGTAGTAGTCGAAGGTCATGATGTTGACGACGTCGATCCGGGCGTGGGCCTTCTCCGCGCTGCGCAGCACCGCGAGCCCGTCGTCCTCCAGCCCGTGCGTCGAGGTCGGCAGCGTGTAGGACACCTGCAGCGGCACGTGCTCGCGCGCTGCCCACCGCTGCACGCGGTTGATCGCGCGGTTGCGGCGCACGACCGCCGCAGCGTTCGCGAGCGAGGCGTCCTCGACGTCGAGGTCGATGCGGCTCACGGAGTAGGTGCGGATCACCGACTCGTAGGCCTCGGCGATCTTGCTGACGCTCGAGCAGCTGTCGGCGATGTCGGTGCCGGTGCTGTCGGCCGAGTAGCCGCCGAACGACGGGATGACGTCGCCGCCGCGTGCCTGGATCGCCGCGATGTCGGCGCCCCACGTCGCGGGTGAGACCGGCTGCGAGGTGTCGCCGTTCCACCAGACCGTGCACGAGCCCGGGCGCTCGGTCTGGAAGAAGGCGAGCGTCAGGTGCTTCGCGCCTGACGCGCGCGAGACCGCGAGCGGGCTCTCGCCCGTGTAGGCCTCGAAGTACGGCGCGAACACGTGTGCCGGCAGCGGCTCGGGCGTCCGGCCGGGTGCCGGCACCGGTGCGTCCGGCGGTCCGGCCGGCGAGGCCAGGGCCAGCTGCGCGGCGGCTGCGGCCACAGCCGTACCCGTCATGTCGAGCGCCGGCTCGTCGGTCTGCCACGAGCGCACGTCGTCGACGTAGCTCGAGCCGTGGCCGTCGAAGGCGGCGTAGCCGGGCACCGAGCACGCGCGCATGCCCTCCTGCAGCCCGTCGAGGCCGTCGGCGAAGAGATCCGAGCTGTTGGGCCCGTTGACGACCGCGCCCACGGCGAGCGGCGCCGTGCCGTCGGTGCTGCCGCGCAGGTTCGCCACCTGGTGCTGCATGCAGCGCGGGAAGGTCGTGCCCGCGCCGACCATCGAGCTGACGCCCCAGGCGTTGGCGCCCAGGAGCCAGTCGCGCTGGCTGGTGGCGAAGCCCGCGTAGGAGCGGGAGCCGGTGAGCCGCTCGTACCACCCCTCGGTCGCGACCAGTCCCCACGTGTGGGCGTTGACGTCGAAGTCGGTGTAGACGCCGCCGGCGCGGAAGGGGTCGGAGGCAGCACGGCGTACGCCGGTGGCGAGCTGGCGGCGCACGTCGCCCAGCAGGGTGGCCGGCGACACCGCCGCTGTGCGCCCGTCGGCCGCGAGCGCGCGCACGAGGTCGAGGTGCGCCAGCGCGCTGGTGTCGTAGAGGTTGAAGGTGTCGCCGGTCTCGGTGGCGAGGTAGGCGCGCGCCCAGCGCGAGGCGGCAGCGAGGTACGCGTGCCCGTCGACCCCGAGCGCCTGGCTGGCCAGCGCGATCTCGGCGCCGCCCAGCTCCATGTCGTCGCGCCACGTGCTCTCGGGGTAGAAGTCGTTGGGCAGCGCGGTCGTGAGCGGTTCGGGCGGAGAGGCGGTGTCGGCCAGGGCGTAGAGCGAGGTCGCGCGCCGCAGCTCGCGGGTCGCCCGGTGCCGGTCGGTGCGCGCGTCGACCTGGGCGGCCATCGCGAACGCCGCGGCGACGCGACCGGCGAGGTTGGGGCTGACCGGCTGCCCGGCAGGGGCCGCGTCGAAGACCGGCCGGTGCGAGGTCGCGTAGCGCAGCCCGCGAGCGGTCGTCGCGTCGTCGGCCTCCGGCAGGCGCCAGAGGTCGTGGTCGCCGAGGAAGCTGCCGTCGGCACTGCCGCCACCGAGCCCGACCTGCAGGTGCAGCGTGCGCGTCCCCTCGTCCCACATCTTCGCGAGCCAGCTCTGCCCGCGGCGCGCCTCGTGCCGCAGGTCGTTCGGCGCGGCGGCACCCAGGCTCCGCTCGCTCGCGAGCAGGAGGATGTCCGCGTAGGCAGCGGTGTGCGTGAACTTCAGGTAGTCGCCGGCGTCGAACCAGCCGCCGCTGACGTCGACGGGGCCGCCGGTGCGCGTGAGGTCGTGCTCGAGCACCGCGTCGCTGTCGGGGTCGAAGCTCGGCGTCGCGTAGACGTCGGCGCTGGCGTCGTGCAGGTGGGACGGCTGCCGACGGAGCGGGCCGCCCGGCACCGTGGCGCCGTCGCGCTGCACCCCGAAGAAGCTCACGCCGTCGGCGACGAGCGGGCCGTAGAGGTCGCCGGGGGGCCGCACGGAGAAGGGCACGGACACGGCAGAGGCGTCGCCGGAGACCCGGACGGTGTAGCGACCCGGCGCGCGCACCGACGAGAACGAGACCTCGTAGACCGCGGGCCAGGCAGCGCTCCAGCTGCCACGTGCCCGCGACGGCAGGGCTCCGCTCGCCACGGTCGAGCCGTGCGCGTCGAGGACCGCGTAGGAGCCGTGGAGGGCGCGGCTCGCGAGGACGAAGGCGTGCTTCTCCTCAGCGGGCAGGTAGCCGACCTGGTCGACGCGGACGACGGCCCGCACGGACGCGGCCGACGCGGGCGCGGCGCCGACACCTCCGGTCGCGGCCAGCACGGCGAGGACGCTGATGACGGCGGCTCGTGCACTCCGAGGCATGCGGCACCCGATCTGTCAGGAAACCTTCCTACCGGTCGCCGGGACGCTAGACCCGCGGGCCGTGCCGGTCAAGACCTCGCTCATCGGCCGAAGAGGGTGGCGCGCGCCTCGTCACCGGGCACTGGCCGGGCGAACAGGTAGCCCTGCACGCGCGGGCAGCCCATCTGCACGAGCGCCTCGAGCTGGGCGGCGTCCTCCACGCCCTCGGCGATCACTGTGAGGCCGAGGCTGCGCCCGAGCGCCACCACGGCGCTGACGACCGAGGCGTCGGCGGCGTCGCCGGGGAGGCCCTGCACGAAGGAGCGGTCGATCTTCAGCGCGTCGGCGGGCAGCTGGCGCAGCCACGACAGCGACGAGTAGCCGGTGCCGAAGTCGTCGAGCAGCGTGGCCACCCCCGCCTCGCGCAGGGCCCCCAACATCTGGCGCGCCCGCGTCGGCTCCTGCAGCAGCACGCTCTCGGTGATCTCCAGGCCGAGCTGCGCCGGCGGCAGGCCGGCCTCGCCGAGCACGGCGAGCACGTCGTCGACGAAGCCGGGGTGCAGCAGCTGGCGGCCCGAGACGTTGACGGTGAGGTAGGGCGTCTCCGGCTGTCCCGCGCACCAGCCGGCGAACGTCGTGACGGCCTCGCGCAGCACCCAGCGGCCGAGCTCGACGATGAGGCCGCAGTCCTCGGCGACGGCGATGAACTCCTGCGGGCTGACGACCCCGCGGGTCGGCGACGTCCAGCGCGCCAGCGCCTCGACGCCCACCGGCCGTCCCGTCGCGCTGTCGACGATCGGCTGGTAGACGAGCCGGAAGCCGCCGACCTCGAGCGAGCGGCGCAGCTCGCCCTCCAGCTGCAGCCGGCTCGCGGCGCGGCGCTGCATCGTGGCGTCGAAGACGGCGATCGAGCCGGGCGCGCGCTCCTTGGCCGCGTACATCGCCGAGTCGGCCTCGCGCAGCAGCTCGCGGGCCTCGGTGGCTCCGCTGCGGCACCACGCGATGCCAGTGCTGCCGCGCACGTAGACGTCCGTGCCGCCGACGTGGAGCGGGGTGCTCCACAGCTCCGCGATGCGCTCGGCGACCCGCACCGCCTCGGCTTCGCCCGGCAGGTCCTCGCACAGCACGACGAACTCGTCCCCGCCGAGGCGCGCGACGGTGTCGGAGGGGCGCACGGTCGCCACCAGCAGCGGCGCCAGGGACGCGAGCAGCGCGTCGCCCACCGAGTGGCCCAGGGAGTCGTTGACGTACTTGAACCCGTCGAGGTCGATCATCAGCACGGCGGTGCAGGCACCGGTACGCCTGTCGCGGGTCAGCGCGTGCGTCAGCCCGTCGAGCACGCGGGTCCGGTTCGCCAGCCCGGTGAGCGGGTCGTGCAGTGCCGCCCAGCGGGTCTGCGCCTCGGCCGCGCTGCGGTCGAGGGCACCGGCGAGGACGTTCGCGACGCCGACCAGGAAGTGCTGGTCGTCGGGGTCGTAGTCGCGGGGGCGGTAGGAGTGCGCGCACAGCACGCCGAACGGCCCGCCGGCCCCGCCGCCGACCAGCGTCGTGACGCCGCCCTGCAGCGAGTCGTGGCAGCCGTCCTCGGTCCACGAGAACCGCTCGTCGGCGCGTACGTCTGCGCTCACCACCGTCTGTCCGGTCGCGAGCGTCAGCGCCGCCTGAGAGAGCGCCGCGTCGAGCGGCAGCACCGTGTCGGCGAGCTCGTCGGTCGCGTTGTCGGCCACCGTGCGCAGGCCGTCGTCGTCGCGCCGCAGCACGGTGACGACCTCGATGTCGAGCACCTCTGCCACCAGGCCCACCGCCCGGCGCAGCAGCGCCGTGGGGTCGACGGCCCGGAGCGCGAAGCTGCCGAGCTCGGCGACCGCGCGCTGCTGGGCGACGCGGCGGTCGAGCTTGGCCAGCGAGGCGCGCGCGGCCTGCTCGGCGATGCGCTGCTCGGTGACGTCGTGGACCTGGAGCATCACGCAGTCGCCCAGCACCGGCACGAGGTCGACGACGGTCTCGTTGCCCGCGGCGGCTCGCGCCGTCTCGTCCGGCTCCTCCGGCGGTCGTCCCGCCATGGTCGCGCGTCTGACGGCGGTCTGCTCGGCGACGACGCGGCGCATGTCGGACACGGCGGCCGGGTCGTGCGGGAAGAGGCCGGCGAACGTGGTGGCGCGCATGTGGTCGAGCCAGGCCTGGCCGACGTAGCTGCGGCCGACCGCGTTGGCGGCCACGAGGACGAAGTCGTCGCCCGTGCGCTGCCACAGGTAGGAGGGGAGCACCGACTGCTCGAAGAGGTCGTTGACCGCCTCCGCGCCCGTCGTCGTGCTGTGCACCCGTGCCCCCGTCTCGCGCACCGTCGTGCGTGCGCCCTCTCAGGGTAGGTCACTCACCGCAGGGGGTCCGTGACGCGGTGCGCTTGCAGCAGGAACGATTCCGGGT harbors:
- a CDS encoding amino acid ABC transporter ATP-binding protein — protein: MTTTAVTSAPLRTTPAVFPLPTLAAEHPAAVEVVGAHKSYAGREVLRGIDLAVRPGEVTVVIGPSGSGKSTLLRAVNHLEKLDRGHVSINGELLGVRRHRGRLKELPEREILAQRRRIGFVFQGFNLFPHLSVLDNVAAAPVASGQLGRPAARELARELLDRVGLGDKVDAYPRQLSGGQQQRVAIARALAQQPGVILFDEPTSALDPELVGEVLAVIQALATGGTTLVVVTHEIGFAREVADTVVFLDDGRIVEQGPPAQVLDRPQHQRTRDFLRAVL
- a CDS encoding ABC transporter substrate-binding protein, yielding MPSSAARPALAALTALALTALAACGSSGDDAGSSPRTSNVAAAGGAASVQVGAVSNGAATPVTLTVPEVAAIRAELPKALVDKGKIVIGLGLLPSGSPPLGYTGSDQKTLTGSEPDLGRLVAAVFGLTPVLTNATWENLFVGLDSGKTDVGITNITDTEQRKLKYDFATYRQDNLGFEVLKSNSWTFDGTAESLAGKTVVVGAGTNQEKILLEWQAKLKAAGKKLTVKYFPDQGTTYLALSSGKADAYFAPNPSIAYHVTQSQSSSHPTRNAGTYSGAGASLQGLIAATSKKGSGLAKPLADAINYLIDNGQYAAWLKAWNLSNEAVKTSEVNPPGLPITNS
- a CDS encoding glutathione S-transferase C-terminal domain-containing protein; the encoded protein is MTTSIAGPVYATPADPGRIGDYRIVREPGDTRPLYRFRDRLGAQAEPGRFHLYAGWFCPWAQRSTLVVALAGLQDAVSVSYVDGARDARGWAFRETSGPDPVNGFVLLRDAYEATEPGFDGHVSVPTLWDRRTRRVVSNDYGLLDADLATAFLHLSTTGLELYPAALRDRVDELDRWLGPAVNAGVTAAQGDGEQALSARARLNEAFEALDARLAGSRFLLGDRLTLADVRLWVTLVRYDVQANATGALGGPLADHPQLWDYARDLYQRQAFRSTTDLSTFTAPGALVPDWERPTRRSAGVAP
- a CDS encoding GNAT family N-acetyltransferase, with the protein product MTELLAPGTASGSDESLLDNAAWASLTGGHSSFAQGEDLVLRYPPDVSPFVAVAPGAGSCVWPELARLAGPGEVVALSGAAVDIATLPDDWHLVGSGEGVQLVATAALTSAPEPEAVLLGAPDVEEMLELVARTQPGPFLPRTYQLGTYLGIRQEGRLVAMAGERLHPRGWTEISAVCSDPAHRRRGLATRLVRAVAHGIRERGETPFMHAAATNVDAIRLYESIGFRLRRRTGFWAVRTPGAAVSA
- a CDS encoding glycoside hydrolase family 9 protein; this translates as MPRSARAAVISVLAVLAATGGVGAAPASAASVRAVVRVDQVGYLPAEEKHAFVLASRALHGSYAVLDAHGSTVASGALPSRARGSWSAAWPAVYEVSFSSVRAPGRYTVRVSGDASAVSVPFSVRPPGDLYGPLVADGVSFFGVQRDGATVPGGPLRRQPSHLHDASADVYATPSFDPDSDAVLEHDLTRTGGPVDVSGGWFDAGDYLKFTHTAAYADILLLASERSLGAAAPNDLRHEARRGQSWLAKMWDEGTRTLHLQVGLGGGSADGSFLGDHDLWRLPEADDATTARGLRYATSHRPVFDAAPAGQPVSPNLAGRVAAAFAMAAQVDARTDRHRATRELRRATSLYALADTASPPEPLTTALPNDFYPESTWRDDMELGGAEIALASQALGVDGHAYLAAASRWARAYLATETGDTFNLYDTSALAHLDLVRALAADGRTAAVSPATLLGDVRRQLATGVRRAASDPFRAGGVYTDFDVNAHTWGLVATEGWYERLTGSRSYAGFATSQRDWLLGANAWGVSSMVGAGTTFPRCMQHQVANLRGSTDGTAPLAVGAVVNGPNSSDLFADGLDGLQEGMRACSVPGYAAFDGHGSSYVDDVRSWQTDEPALDMTGTAVAAAAAQLALASPAGPPDAPVPAPGRTPEPLPAHVFAPYFEAYTGESPLAVSRASGAKHLTLAFFQTERPGSCTVWWNGDTSQPVSPATWGADIAAIQARGGDVIPSFGGYSADSTGTDIADSCSSVSKIAEAYESVIRTYSVSRIDLDVEDASLANAAAVVRRNRAINRVQRWAAREHVPLQVSYTLPTSTHGLEDDGLAVLRSAEKAHARIDVVNIMTFDYYDDAPHDMLRDAQGAATALVGQLADLHPGVPTDRLWSTVGVTQMLGIDDYGPPEVFRADQAVPFERWAERAGIGTVSFWALQRDNGGCVGTAGSDSCSGVAQRPWQFTRALLPFTR
- a CDS encoding putative bifunctional diguanylate cyclase/phosphodiesterase, which produces MHSTTTGAEAVNDLFEQSVLPSYLWQRTGDDFVLVAANAVGRSYVGQAWLDHMRATTFAGLFPHDPAAVSDMRRVVAEQTAVRRATMAGRPPEEPDETARAAAGNETVVDLVPVLGDCVMLQVHDVTEQRIAEQAARASLAKLDRRVAQQRAVAELGSFALRAVDPTALLRRAVGLVAEVLDIEVVTVLRRDDDGLRTVADNATDELADTVLPLDAALSQAALTLATGQTVVSADVRADERFSWTEDGCHDSLQGGVTTLVGGGAGGPFGVLCAHSYRPRDYDPDDQHFLVGVANVLAGALDRSAAEAQTRWAALHDPLTGLANRTRVLDGLTHALTRDRRTGACTAVLMIDLDGFKYVNDSLGHSVGDALLASLAPLLVATVRPSDTVARLGGDEFVVLCEDLPGEAEAVRVAERIAELWSTPLHVGGTDVYVRGSTGIAWCRSGATEARELLREADSAMYAAKERAPGSIAVFDATMQRRAASRLQLEGELRRSLEVGGFRLVYQPIVDSATGRPVGVEALARWTSPTRGVVSPQEFIAVAEDCGLIVELGRWVLREAVTTFAGWCAGQPETPYLTVNVSGRQLLHPGFVDDVLAVLGEAGLPPAQLGLEITESVLLQEPTRARQMLGALREAGVATLLDDFGTGYSSLSWLRQLPADALKIDRSFVQGLPGDAADASVVSAVVALGRSLGLTVIAEGVEDAAQLEALVQMGCPRVQGYLFARPVPGDEARATLFGR